One genomic region from Anabaena sp. PCC 7108 encodes:
- a CDS encoding alpha/beta fold hydrolase yields the protein MSTITTKDGTQIYYKDWGTGQPIVFSHGWPLSADAWESQMFFLASHGYRCIAHDRRGHGRSSQPWHGNDMDTYADDLAELFEALDIQDAVMIGHSTGGGEVARFIGRHGTKRVSKAVLVGAVPPLMLKTEANPGGLPIEVFDGFRAALLADRSQFFLDVPSGPFFGFNRPGAKVSQGLIYSWWMQGMMAGHKNTYDCIKAFSETDFTEDLKKFDVPTLIIHGDDDQIVPIGASALLSAKLVKNSTLKIYPGGSHSLGDTSKEQLNADLLEFIKS from the coding sequence ATGAGTACAATCACGACTAAAGATGGTACGCAAATATACTATAAAGACTGGGGGACAGGACAGCCCATTGTCTTCAGCCACGGCTGGCCACTGAGCGCGGATGCTTGGGAATCGCAGATGTTTTTTCTCGCCTCCCACGGTTACCGCTGCATCGCACATGATCGTCGCGGTCATGGGCGATCAAGTCAACCGTGGCACGGTAATGACATGGATACCTACGCCGACGATCTGGCGGAACTTTTCGAGGCGCTGGATATTCAGGATGCGGTGATGATCGGACACTCTACTGGCGGTGGTGAAGTGGCGCGCTTCATTGGAAGGCACGGCACCAAGCGCGTTTCCAAGGCAGTGCTGGTGGGTGCGGTGCCGCCGCTCATGCTCAAGACCGAGGCAAATCCCGGTGGGCTACCCATTGAGGTCTTTGACGGCTTTCGGGCGGCATTGTTGGCTGACCGCTCCCAGTTCTTCCTGGATGTACCCAGTGGGCCATTCTTTGGCTTCAATCGACCTGGTGCCAAAGTCTCCCAAGGGCTAATCTATTCGTGGTGGATGCAGGGAATGATGGCTGGACATAAAAACACCTATGACTGCATTAAGGCGTTTTCGGAAACAGATTTCACCGAAGATTTGAAGAAGTTTGATGTGCCGACGTTGATCATTCATGGTGATGACGATCAGATCGTGCCAATTGGTGCTTCTGCTCTTTTGTCTGCGAAGCTCGTCAAGAATTCGACTTTGAAAATCTATCCTGGGGGATCGCATAGTCTGGGCGATACAAGCAAAGAACAACTCAACGCCGACCTGCTGGAATTTATTAAATCCTGA
- a CDS encoding SDR family NAD(P)-dependent oxidoreductase translates to MTKLEGKIAVVTGASKGIGAAIAKHLAAEGASVVVNYASSQEGANRVVDEIVSKGGKAIAVQANVAKKAEIEHLFAETQQAFGKLDILVNNAGIYEFSPLEDITEEHFHKQFDLNVLGLILTSQQAIKHFGSAGGSIINISSIVSTLAPANASIYSATKAAVDAVTKSLAKELGSRNIRVNSINPGMVDTEGAHTAGITGSEGRQQIEAQTPLGRIGQPQDIAPAVVFLASSDSAWITGETLYITGGLR, encoded by the coding sequence ATGACAAAACTAGAGGGGAAAATCGCAGTTGTTACAGGTGCTTCTAAAGGCATCGGTGCCGCAATCGCCAAACATCTAGCAGCAGAAGGTGCAAGTGTTGTCGTCAACTACGCATCCAGCCAAGAAGGAGCCAATCGCGTGGTTGACGAGATTGTCAGCAAGGGCGGCAAGGCGATCGCAGTTCAGGCAAATGTTGCCAAAAAGGCAGAGATCGAACATCTGTTTGCAGAGACACAGCAAGCATTTGGCAAGCTTGATATTTTGGTCAACAATGCGGGAATTTATGAATTTTCTCCACTTGAAGACATCACGGAAGAACACTTCCACAAGCAATTCGATCTGAATGTGCTGGGATTAATCCTCACTTCACAACAAGCCATCAAGCACTTCGGCTCGGCGGGCGGCAGTATTATCAATATCAGTTCCATCGTTAGCACCCTCGCGCCCGCGAATGCCTCAATCTATAGCGCTACCAAAGCGGCTGTTGATGCCGTCACGAAGTCTCTAGCCAAAGAGTTGGGTTCACGTAACATCCGTGTCAACTCCATCAATCCTGGTATGGTGGACACGGAGGGGGCGCACACAGCAGGAATTACCGGGAGCGAAGGTCGCCAGCAGATTGAAGCGCAAACACCATTAGGCCGCATTGGACAGCCACAGGATATCGCTCCTGCCGTTGTCTTCCTTGCTTCCTCCGATTCAGCCTGGATCACTGGCGAAACGCTGTACATCACGGGTGGGCTTCGCTAG
- a CDS encoding NAD(P)/FAD-dependent oxidoreductase: METADVIVIGSGQGGIPLAADFANEGRKVVLFERDALGGSCINYGCTPSKAFLAAAHTAGRASQGKKLGIHTKVEVDFPAVMKRVREIRSGFNQGIRQRLETAGVKVICAEASFVGERTVKGGDVTLEAPLVIINTGTSSLIPDIPGLAGTPYLTNRNFFDLNTLPARLLVIGGGYIGLELGQGLARLGSQTHLIVRGDRVLGQEEADVSEVLAEALKQDGIHLHFGVNVNHVAHENNLFSLTLSSGEQLQGEALLVVIGRKPNTSALNAAASKIELDDHGFIKIDDQFHTTCSGVYAIGDVAKQPAFTHVSWEDYRRLKAILSGENRTRNDRVLGYAIYTEPQVGRVGMTLEQAQKQGINACAVTLPMSQIARAIEWGHDLGFYRMVIDSDTDKILGATLVGYETAELVHVFLSLIEAGATWQLLERSVHIHPTYGEALPSLARLLLGDNMPGCPNRG; encoded by the coding sequence ATGGAAACAGCAGATGTCATTGTCATCGGCAGTGGTCAAGGAGGCATTCCACTGGCGGCTGATTTTGCCAATGAGGGACGTAAAGTTGTCTTGTTTGAGCGCGATGCTTTAGGCGGCAGTTGCATCAACTATGGCTGCACTCCGTCTAAAGCATTCTTAGCAGCGGCTCATACAGCAGGTCGGGCAAGCCAGGGCAAGAAGTTAGGCATCCACACAAAGGTAGAAGTGGATTTTCCCGCTGTCATGAAGCGAGTTCGGGAAATCCGCAGCGGCTTTAATCAGGGGATTCGCCAGCGATTGGAGACTGCGGGTGTCAAAGTCATTTGTGCCGAAGCTTCTTTTGTGGGTGAACGGACGGTCAAAGGTGGAGATGTTACCCTTGAAGCTCCTCTGGTAATCATTAACACAGGTACGTCATCGTTGATTCCTGACATTCCTGGACTTGCAGGAACTCCCTACCTGACCAACCGTAACTTCTTTGACTTGAACACCTTACCAGCCCGTTTATTGGTGATTGGAGGCGGCTATATTGGCTTAGAATTGGGGCAAGGACTAGCGCGTTTGGGCAGTCAGACCCACTTAATTGTCCGGGGCGATCGCGTCCTGGGACAGGAAGAGGCTGATGTCAGCGAAGTCTTAGCAGAAGCATTAAAGCAGGATGGGATTCATCTCCACTTTGGAGTCAATGTGAATCACGTCGCCCACGAGAATAATCTGTTTAGTTTAACCCTGAGCAGTGGCGAACAACTCCAGGGGGAAGCATTGCTGGTTGTAATTGGACGAAAACCCAATACCAGTGCATTAAATGCCGCCGCCAGCAAAATTGAGCTAGACGATCACGGGTTTATTAAAATTGACGACCAGTTCCATACCACCTGTTCGGGAGTCTATGCCATTGGGGATGTTGCCAAACAGCCTGCCTTTACCCATGTATCGTGGGAGGACTATCGCCGCTTAAAAGCAATTTTGTCTGGAGAAAATCGGACAAGGAACGATCGCGTCCTTGGTTATGCGATCTACACAGAACCCCAGGTGGGGCGAGTGGGTATGACGTTAGAACAGGCTCAGAAACAAGGCATCAACGCTTGTGCCGTCACCTTACCCATGAGCCAAATTGCTCGTGCCATCGAGTGGGGGCATGACCTCGGATTTTATCGTATGGTAATCGACAGCGACACAGACAAAATCCTGGGAGCAACCCTAGTGGGGTACGAAACTGCTGAACTGGTGCATGTATTTTTATCCCTGATAGAAGCAGGAGCAACCTGGCAGTTATTAGAGCGATCAGTTCACATCCATCCCACCTATGGGGAAGCTTTACCCAGTCTGGCACGGTTGCTGCTTGGAGATAACATGCCAGGGTGTCCGAATAGGGGGTAA